One genomic region from Pseudomonas sp. R5-89-07 encodes:
- a CDS encoding alkane 1-monooxygenase, whose product MNQTLAAPSVWADGKRHLWWLGIMPLATPLLCGALAIGTGVQQLWWVGVLVIFGLIPLIDGLLGEDVSNPPESAVSHLESQSYYRWIVYTGVLFVIASVVITGWLAAGGIDWIIGGGLLHATASFDPSSWTARAAAFITARTELHGEVSVFTYLGMAMSTGAATGIAINTAHELGHKPKPLEVFLAKVTLAPTFYGHFYTEHNRGHHVRVATPEDPASSRLGESFWAFLPRSVWFSARSAWNLERERLRKLGLPAWHWKNAVLSAWMYSVLLWGAMIAWLGVAVIPFLIIQGIYGFSLLEVVNYVEHYGLKRQKLPNGRYERCSPRHSWNSNRIVTNIFLFQLQRHSDHHANPTRSYQSLRHFDESPQLPYGYASMIVWAYVPYLWRRRMDHRVLNHYAGDITLANLQPSQRLKYLQKYSGNAKTF is encoded by the coding sequence ATGAACCAGACCCTGGCAGCTCCAAGCGTCTGGGCCGACGGCAAGCGTCACCTGTGGTGGCTGGGCATCATGCCCCTGGCAACCCCGCTGCTCTGCGGCGCCCTGGCTATCGGCACCGGTGTTCAGCAACTGTGGTGGGTCGGTGTTCTGGTCATTTTCGGCCTCATCCCCTTGATCGACGGCCTGTTGGGTGAAGATGTCAGCAACCCGCCTGAATCCGCCGTCAGCCACCTTGAATCCCAAAGCTACTACCGTTGGATCGTCTACACCGGCGTGCTGTTTGTGATCGCCTCTGTAGTGATCACCGGTTGGTTGGCCGCCGGCGGCATCGACTGGATCATCGGCGGCGGGCTATTGCATGCCACCGCCTCGTTCGATCCTTCGAGCTGGACGGCAAGAGCCGCTGCTTTCATCACCGCGCGCACCGAGTTGCACGGCGAAGTCAGTGTGTTTACCTATCTGGGCATGGCGATGTCCACGGGGGCCGCTACTGGCATCGCGATCAACACCGCCCATGAGCTGGGACACAAACCCAAGCCACTGGAAGTGTTCCTGGCCAAAGTCACCCTGGCGCCAACGTTCTACGGGCACTTCTACACGGAACACAATCGTGGCCATCACGTGCGTGTGGCCACACCGGAAGATCCTGCCAGCTCACGCCTGGGTGAGAGCTTCTGGGCGTTCCTGCCGCGTTCGGTATGGTTCAGCGCGCGCTCGGCCTGGAACCTGGAACGCGAACGCCTGCGCAAACTTGGCCTGCCGGCCTGGCACTGGAAGAACGCCGTGCTCAGCGCCTGGATGTACAGCGTACTGCTGTGGGGCGCGATGATTGCCTGGCTGGGTGTGGCCGTGATCCCGTTCCTGATCATCCAGGGCATCTACGGTTTCTCGTTGCTGGAAGTGGTGAACTACGTTGAGCATTACGGCCTCAAGCGCCAGAAACTGCCCAACGGCCGTTATGAACGGTGTTCGCCACGGCACTCCTGGAACAGTAATCGAATTGTGACCAATATCTTCCTGTTTCAATTGCAACGGCATTCCGATCACCACGCCAATCCCACGCGTAGTTATCAGTCGCTGCGCCATTTCGATGAGTCGCCACAACTTCCCTATGGTTACGCAAGTATGATTGTATGGGCGTATGTTCCGTACTTGTGGCGGCGACGTATGGATCACCGTGTGTTGAATCATTATGCCGGTGATATAACCCTGGCTAATCTCCAGCCGTCACAGCGCTTGAAGTATCTGCAGAAATACAGCGGCAACGCTAAAACGTTTTAA
- the praA gene encoding alkane oxidation protein activator PraA — protein MQLTAKVTTHIVLIALGLMVYQQAQAARIEPAGSTFTAQGPISFSKGKLISADCTIKVAGKVAADGASANVDKVEFDGGLKCSRVEAINLPWVLIAKDTKSGSMSKISVDVHAFGLGGKCGPSTAEGTWDNATGKLEAMDVPIGDDCRIKTVSIKMPPNFKVVE, from the coding sequence ATGCAATTAACTGCCAAGGTTACCACCCACATCGTTTTGATCGCATTGGGCTTGATGGTCTATCAGCAGGCTCAGGCGGCGCGTATTGAACCTGCCGGAAGCACCTTTACCGCCCAGGGCCCCATCAGCTTTTCCAAAGGCAAGCTGATCAGTGCCGACTGCACCATCAAGGTGGCCGGCAAGGTGGCGGCGGATGGGGCATCGGCGAATGTCGACAAGGTTGAATTCGACGGCGGGCTTAAATGCAGCCGGGTAGAAGCCATCAACTTGCCCTGGGTATTGATCGCCAAGGATACCAAAAGCGGCTCGATGTCGAAGATCAGTGTGGATGTGCATGCCTTCGGCCTGGGCGGTAAGTGTGGCCCTTCAACGGCGGAAGGTACTTGGGACAACGCAACCGGAAAGTTAGAAGCCATGGATGTACCGATTGGCGATGACTGTAGGATAAAGACGGTGTCGATCAAGATGCCGCCCAACTTTAAAGTTGTTGAATAA
- the praB gene encoding alkane oxidation protein activator PraB — translation MKSLKTLVCATSFAMCFGVASMASAASVSPDGPFSTNAGTIVVKSPSSFGAAVTCGITFTGNVSGGVASINGATLTGGGLCALPTLTNLPWVLTASTGTTGTVTNVGYKISSIPATNCGPTPIAVTWAAGTKTLSAANQSLSGNCTVVSLNVVAPTLTVNP, via the coding sequence ATGAAAAGCTTGAAAACCCTCGTTTGTGCAACCTCGTTTGCAATGTGCTTCGGCGTCGCTTCGATGGCCAGTGCGGCTTCCGTCTCTCCGGACGGTCCGTTCTCGACCAACGCCGGCACCATCGTGGTGAAGTCGCCTTCGTCTTTTGGCGCGGCAGTGACCTGCGGCATCACTTTTACCGGCAACGTTAGCGGTGGCGTGGCCTCGATCAACGGCGCGACGCTGACCGGCGGCGGTCTGTGCGCCTTGCCAACGCTGACTAACCTGCCTTGGGTACTGACTGCTTCGACGGGCACCACCGGCACCGTGACCAATGTCGGCTACAAGATCAGCTCGATTCCAGCCACCAACTGCGGACCAACCCCGATCGCCGTCACTTGGGCTGCAGGGACCAAAACCCTTTCGGCCGCCAATCAGTCGCTGAGCGGAAACTGCACCGTGGTTTCGCTCAACGTTGTGGCCCCGACGCTGACGGTAAACCCGTAA